In the genome of Aedes aegypti strain LVP_AGWG chromosome 2, AaegL5.0 Primary Assembly, whole genome shotgun sequence, the window cagtccacgtgaatacctgttcaacaatatgaggacggttcagattacttgtttagttacgaaactacaggtcgtcaaagtaagggtctctaaagggactttttttatATGTAGCAGGATCCCGGTGGCCaaagtgaccaaatccggatctccgggagggtttcagaaactagacatgtgtgcccttcatttaagcccaacagaactaaattcggtcaacacactgatttttgcgagctgtttgaattttcgggtcgaaaacgaccgtaagtcacaatttgtaactttttgttagggactaaggaaggttaatgataatattttgctgacaatatgtcaaacatcatcatcaattttaatgtaaacgtggtaaaacatgacgaaaaCAGTTCTTCAAACAACttcaaaataggctgacaaaatcgggtataaaagctgacaaaatcggcggcaaacaaaatcgggggctgacaaaatcgggtcattactgtatcaACATTTCTATACAACCAATTGTCAGTTGCTGCGAAATAGGCTGATGAAATTTCTAATGTTACCTAAATTTACAGCTTACAAGTCACGTTCGCTTTTTTACTGTTAcgaaactctttgaaaaatcTGGATTCACAGGtttaatttcattaaaaattcttcTCAATGAAAATGATGTACAGAAGCTTCAAAATATTATGCCCGAAGACTATCTTGGAATGTGTTGTAGGTCAGCTCAGAACTTCTGTGAGAATTATGTTTCGTACACTGTAGAGGATTATGCGAGTACCAAGCACAAGATTTCACAAGTTATACAGTATGACTAACAGGCTAACGTaatcaataaaacaataaattacaattacaattacaagaATCCTACTCAAAGGTGTGTGAAAATCTggcaaaagtttttttaaggatgtttaaaaaatcaaaataatgcttTTAGAAATTGTGACTAAGGATAAAATCTTATTTAAAATGTCTACCATTTTTTGCAAGTGCGTAGTGAATTTTGGCgccttttcaaatttttgattcatgcattgaaatttACGGTGATGGTTTTGGTCTTCAGTCCAAATTTGTTGGGGTAGCTAGGACATGTCGGAATGGAAAAGATGTGGAAATTCAAGAAacattatcaataattttataaaattattgttAAATTGATCTGCTTGGCAGAATATATCAACTCTTTGGAGTTTGGAGAATATGGCATACATATACACAAATGGTAAATTTGCAAAGAAAATAGGAAACATAAGagaaaatttgtattcaattatGTGCGAAAAAACATGTTATCAACGACAACTGCACAAGAGGTCACAAAGTGGCCCCTTGAATCCCTATCGGAACCTATCACCGAAAGTCCGAAAATGATCAGAACAACTTCATAACTCACGACAGGACATTTATTCATTTCTGGATAGAAAATCATTAGTTTTGAGCAGTCGAAAGGTATCAGTGCATGATGCTTTGGAAAAGTCCCTGGTTCCTACCGAAACCGATACCGGTGATAGCTGATTCATTAGGTCAAGTAAATCAATGttacactgatttttttttaaattttcgacAAGGTTTCTTGCATTTctctcaaaattttctaacaaaataatCTAGGTACCCCATCAAACTTgaattccactaaagtttgtatccttcatcagatacgcgtatttcgattacaactataaggccgtcttcagtatcgtgtgcaagtcgagtctagcacacgacacaacactgaagacggccttacagttgaggtcgaaatacgcgtgtctgacaaaggatacaaactttagtggaattaaatggtatagtactacattcggttttcttttacttaaaagtattttttcacgACCGTTTCCAATTAGTGCACTCCTTAAGTTCAATCGTAAATGAATGCGTACAAATTTCGAACTTATCAGATTCCCAGATGCGATGCGAAAGAGTCTCAAATGAGAGCTAATTTCATTACCGCGAGTTGGTTTTTTATAAGTCGGCCACAGGTCGACTGGGGTGAACCGCTTTTGTGCGGCCAAGCACTGGATTAAGTGGAACTGTGCACAGTTGGTCGGTAGAATATTTAATGCACATGTGGTGCATGTATGTTTTCGTGAAGATTCGTCGCATAATTGAAGTGAAAGGTCGACGATATCGTTTCGAACCCAACCAATTAAAAATGAGCTGTTGAAACTTTCAATATCGTTGCGTTAGCTTTTGTACAGGCCGCGCAGCAATACTTAACTGCGCGCTATAGCAAGAGATAGAAAGAGAGgggaaataaaaaacaaacttACCAGCTCAGCGTTAATATTTCGGTGGCCCTCGAAACGGAATCGCGTTGAGTGGCGTAGCTCCAAAACCCGGCGACTTCGTGGAATGTTATTTCGGCTTCTCTTCCTGCTGCCTCCCTGTTGCTTCAATTCTCGTCTTGGCTAGACTGCGGTATTCAGCAGCGCATCAAACTGCACATACAGTGTTCCAACACACgttattttcttgatttctgcTCGACGAACTGCGATGACGAAACGATTGAATAATTTCGCTCGAGCACACTTCTATACACTCAGCGAAATAAAAATGGCACCACCCTGTTTAAGTATCTGCTGATTTACGAAAACAATTTCATTTATCTTTGTTCTGTCCACTGTAAAATACGCGTACAATAATATATGTTAGATTGAATTGTAGTTGAGtatgattttgaaaacaatgTACATTTCAGCACAGATTCCCGAGTTaaagaaaaccgaatttagtactatatcattttattccactacagtgtttgtatcctttgacagatacgcatcaATCGCAttctgtaaggccgtcttcaatgtcgtgtactagactcaaaCGAAATACATACACGTATCTGTCAGAGGATACAGattctagtggaatttaatggtatagtactaaaatcgGTCTTCTTTTACTTATAGGTAAACACACGAAGATTTATTAAAAGTTTCATGTAAATATGCGTGCAATATAAAAATAGCATCCCTCGGATTTCAATTCAAGAATAATCGTCTGAATTTGATACATTAAATTGAACTTGAACAATCAAATCCTAAGAAAGAATCGTGTGATATAAACTACCATTTATCAGTAGTATCATATCAAATGAAGATAgaacaaaaaattataataattgtGATTTTCAACTAAAAGGCAAATTTTTTAAAGGTTCGATGAGATTCTGATCGCATTGGACGCCTAAATAGTAATAATTAGTTTCACGAAAAGCTTATTACATTACGATAGATTATTTTTACAAGGtcattttccaggaatttctccgaggtTCCTCAAGCAACCATCTTAGAGTTTCAACAGGAGCTCGTCTAGGATTTTTACGAGATAAATTCCAGGAATTCATTAGGATTTTTACGagatatcctccaggaattcattcagtTACTCCGGGAAGCCCTTCAGAGCTCCTCATAGTTCCCTCAGATTTTATCATGATTCCTccatcaatagggtcctaaagccctgtctcaattttattaccaaacgcttaagtttagggcagaaacacatgtttactcaatttttaaatgattttcattggtttaagtacaaaaaacattttttttatgatttttgagattttgtcacaccccttggtttaaactcgaattttgggtatattttgttttccgtgtcccttccgaaatgtcagataggaacaaccccagtgttaaaactatatgccctgtggcatttttgtcgaaaaagtgaatgtcaaacaagatcacaagtgtcaaggttgatatttggaaccatttttaaaattgaagttaaaaaatgatatagccgttatttgagcgggaaaatttactaaagtagttgcaagaacatgctctttcgtattattgaataaaaacgagaattcattaaacattttaggacccaattcctcGGAAGTCTCTCCAGTAATTCCTTTGAAGTTCCTCAGGAATTtgttcggagttcctccaggaattccttcggaattcatccaggaatacatcaggagtttctctaagaACCCCTTCAGACTTCCTCCACAGTTCCTAcggaaaatcctccagagtttatctgagaattcctccagagatcttCTAAGAATTCTTTCGGAATTCCTTTACGCATTCCTTCGATATTCGATGAGAAttttccagcaaaaaaaatcttcgtagcttcaccaagaatttcttcagagttccatTGCTGGTAGTTTCACCTGGGATTCTATCGGAGTTGCTCCAGGTATGCTCCtggaaattcccctggaatcccccgggagttcctccatgaattccgtTTGGATATCCTCCAAGTATTTTTGAGGATTTCGTTTCCGAGAGTtcgttcaaaattttcatcggaagttattccaagaattccttaagatttcctccaagaattcctaagtCCGTCACCTAATTCGTTAAGtcctaaattttcaaaagaacctCAAGTActaagttttccaaaaaaaacacaaacaaacAGCAGCAGCTTTTCCACCTATCAGTAAATACAAGATGAACAAATATAGCTTTCGGCAATAAACTTTAGAATTCTGCTGGATCAATCCACTATTTCTTGGTTTTTGTTGATCACATTCGAAGCGGATCGACAAAAATACAACATCCGATGCATGCTCGTGCggtttggtttatttttagtggtctatctatttttgacagattcATTTTTGGTATAAATTTCGACCGAAAAATGGATCACTAGTGAAGTTTATAGTAAAGTTTCCCtaatgacgaattccatgtcaaatcggtcagtcacagaactcgaccgtCTACGATTTGCAGtatattttgcacatgtttcAGTATGGTAGAATGAAtgttttccatagataaatcgatcattttgactcaagaattacttttgaaaatggctcaAGAGCATGCAATTCATCTGAGAAAATCTagttccgaaactgttgatttttgaGGAAAATTCTCTTTGGAGAAGTTGTAATGAACCGTTTGGGCTACAAGAAAAACATATAcactaacaaaaaaatattttttagcaacCCCCGTttgtaatatttaaaaaaaaaaaataacacagaaTTTTGATAGGAACCAGATGTTTACaagtttcttgatgaagaaataaaaaaaaaatcttttaagagATGCTATGCCAAATATGTAGTTTTTAAGGAGCAGTGGAAAACAGGGTGGTGCTATTTGGATTTCGCTGGGTGTAGCGATTCGCTGTCAAGAGCTCGGTTCCACACAACCAGAAGCTTGCTGCTTCCACAAATCTTACCCGGACCCTCTCACTCTCAACTTCCCCACAAGGCAAACTCGATTCTCTTGGCCAATACACGGAACGAACGGCAAAAACCTACACACACCGAAGTGCCTTCTCTTCTCGCTgtagcaaaataaatatttcacgTATATTTGCTTCACTCGCGCTTTTCGCAATAACAACTTTCTTTCTCCGCCTTTGGTGTGGTGACACTGCTGCTAAATCAGCACTTTCACAAGCTGTTTGATTCAACGGGACGAGAATTTCAAATTACGAATCACGGATCGCATCAAAGTTTTGAATTGCTGGCTGTTCCAGAAATCAAAATACAAACAAACTGCTGTCAGCACTTTTCTTTTGTTCCACAGGTCTTTGTTTATTCTTCATCCAGCCATTTTCGCCTTCTGATGGAAGGATATTTGAAAATGATGCTAGCCCTCGAAGAGTTGAACAAATTTACAATCAAAACCACACTCAAGAAACTGATTCAATCACCACTTGATTTGTTTCATCACGATTAAATTCCAAATAAAGCGAATCAGCCGTCGGACCGCCAAAAACTACTCGCACGACTAAACAACGACACAACCATTTCGTTCGGTTTCTCGAAACGAACTGATGCAGAAAGCAGGCAGTGGAGGAGACAAAAAACTGGTTTGCGTTTTTTGCTTTCTGTTTTGCTTCGCGCCGCGCCGCAGTTTGACACTGTAGTGTTACCGGAGCTGAATGTGAACCGGTTACACATAGTGgcttaataaataaatgaaaagtggACACAATTCGGGTGAGATATTAATAattaagatgaatcgaagccaacatcaaattttcaagagcacaaatctggagaaccaaacatggcttcgattcatattcaccttaaaataataagggtttattcacaaatttcataacgtcaaaaatggtaatttttgacacccacccacccctccGTAACGCGTTTTGTTTGAACATTGTCCAGACTTTGTATGAGCTGTACTGTAACATTTcaaagacacccacccaccccctatcTATAGcataacacacttaaattatttcaccgacctcagtaatttttttcgccgagaacccaacagctgagaattcggtaatttttaacaCCGAATCTCgttacttattttaccgagatttcggcaatccgaattttttgccgagatctccgctaacgttaccgagattcggtaaatgtttaccgagatctcggtaaaagttttaccgagaatcgtcaaattattaccgagataagGCGAGGCGAAACCGTATAAGGGTGtatgaaatttgcgaatgaGCCCTAAAATATTATTAATAAACTATTTCTCGCCTAATTCATGAGCGctccctaaaagccattggtagcaaAGTGTGTAGCTTGCTTTTACTTAGAAAACTAATAAATTTACACATTATTTAACAATGCTAAGataaagagaagatcctcctctatctctCAGTGAAAATAGCTTTtatcttaacccgtataggcatgagagaaaaatactaaaacccttaccgCTCAGTGAATTCTCAATGGATTCAGTTTAGTTTTTGGCAGATTACTGgtccacatatctagtttctagaaatggccagaggaactcggaaatattcctgtagccggagttattccggtgggccACTGAGTCAAATCGGGTAAAAataggctattttttgggacatgccaagtaatttttatttatttgcaataacaatcattttaatttgcataaatcattaagatctgatatttaaCAAACTCTTCATTTATGTTTTACACCAGGTCTGCCCAACGTACGCCAtgttgtgcggcccgcgaagagcTTGAAGTTTCGCCACATATCTGGCCCGCAGAAATTAGAACATATTAAGGATGATTATTGAAAGTTTCGTTTAAATTTCACGctaatatttcagctaatattATGATCTAATAAGTTTTTGAATCTATTAAACTGACTTGATATCAATAATGATTCAAATTATGCAATGTCGTGTTTTGCTTATACTCAgtatcaaattcaatcaaattgttaCCGAAACCAGCGCGAAACTAGCACTCTCATAACCGTTTGTTCCAACGTTTGCGGATTAGGATACATTCTCAAGAATAATTGTCATGACAAACACAAGGGGCAGCATTgttgaaactttttcaactcgtgattaacaataaatactaaaaaaaattggtagCACTCTTGAGAGAATTAATCAACTTATTTTAATTTGAGGTTCATAATGAGaagtcatattttttaataattacaaCAATTTAATTAAGATTTTAACAACACTATGCCATGACTATTTGATAGGAGAGACTGAACTTCAATCAAACTTAAATAAATATGATGGGAAATGGTTAAATTATTCGAACAGAATATCACCGCAAAGGCTTGATTCTAACAAAATACTTACAAAACCATTAGCAGAATTCTTCAGAATCTTCtgaacaaaatttttacaaaatactGGGCAGTGTTTCCACATAATTCTGTATGGATTTCTGACCGAATTTTCAATAGGATTCATATTCACCCCTGGAAAAATATCTCGCAGATTCCATAACAGGATTATAGAATAGATATTCTGAGCATCTGTGTTAGATTTTTGCCAAATATCAAGCTGAATTTCTTCACAGCCCTAggcattattttttaaataatgatgGGCGGAATTGTGACAAAATACGATGagtacgatttttatttttaacatgaTTCTAATATAAAATTAAGTTCTGGATTTTTAGCAATTCCTTAACTAAATACTGACATAATTTTAACTCAACTCCTTCGCAAGATAACTATAGAATACTGAGTGAAATTCTTATTGAATTATTAGTatgataatcaaaaacaattatctcgtatttttttacaaaagaattttgataaaaaaattggACATGTTTTGGCCCGCCCGCTATACTATTACTGAAATGTGGCCCGCGGtacaaaaaggttgggcaggcttGTTATACACCGTTTAAAacataccggatgtggccattcggacttaacgcccggaagaaccggctatccagctttttacgctggctataaaacTGCGAGGATTCATTCGATTTTGACATGTATTGCCAACACATTTTATAGCATGATCTTAGTAGGCAACGTTTTTAAATTGTTGATTGAgctgtcaataattttcactcAATTTGTTTTGAAGTTCAACTTTTTGTATTTCTAATaaactaaattaaaattaatcatATGATTCTAATAACTTCATtctttgggatggtacacaaattatgtcacgtcaaatttcaactttttcgaccccctccccccacccctcctttgtcacactttttgtatgagtcctccaaaaattttgtaaggcttgtcacgctcggctcgaccccctcccccctcggagcgtgacgtaatttgtgcatgacccctttctaccgtacacccccgttaatttgaacggtacctcatgcaaaccatcggggttcatttttaatttgaacatctagtcaccctagaaacgtgtttctgatTACCTTTTTCACtgttgattctgcgttccgttcgacaacgttccatgagctaaatgacgttcgaaccatttttaatctgaacgatgtgcaaattagcggggtacaaattaaaaagtgttcagattaaaagtggtcaaaccaacgggggtacccggtataccATTTTAGGCACCAGGCACCGAAGAACCTCCCACTCTTCAAGAGGAAACATTTACTACTGCCAATAAAAAGGAATTGAAGTTTAATTCAATAAAAAGTTGTGACATATATTATTTTCCTCTTCGTTTTTTGCTCAATTATTTGGAACGAAGTCTAGACAGTTCCGGTCGAGTTATGTTTTCTTTGAAACCGCATAAATATCAAGTGATTTCTAGACAAACGCGCTCACCGATTCGCGctaattttctctacatagtGAGCATTATGCCGCATGAGAACATAgggccacagacaaacagacgtcacactctcatcattgtccatcgaccacctttttaacggtcgaatcaaaaatatagtaggtggtcaatcgaccacccgcagcgctcgcatcgtttttgtttgcgtttgacgtttacacactaccaccatctgttggcctgtcggccaaacacactaattttagcattgggcgtacatgtcctcgtgactatgattttgatcgagatttgttccaagtgttacgtctgtttgtctgtgataggGCCATTTTGGTAAGAGAGTCAGAATGAGATATCTAAAGAATGCAAGAGGAAAATAATCtttaatgtttgaaattttgtttaatctATGTTGATTATGTAGTAAGTAATACATATTATGCGTGGCGCGAAAAATTATCGCGCCGGTGATCTTAAAAAACGCTTGTAGATCGTCACTGTTACTTCTaatcgttttggtgtcttctgcgcaATCATGCCTTGGACAATCAGGAATAATCGCGCAGAAAACACAAACACGATATGAAGTAGCTACGACGATCTACAagcattttaagaagttttcaagattacTGTCGCGATAAATAATCGATATAAGTTTATCACAGTACCgcacacccccgttaatttgaacggtacccaaaattgagttgggcttgttcacaaattgcataagggcttattcacaaatttcataacgctgaagggggtgggtgggtgtcctcacgatgttacggctcatacaaaacttgtagaatattcatataaaaagcgttacaaaggggtgggtgggtgtcaaaaatggccattttcagcgttatgaaataaatgaattagcCCTAACGCTAATggaggtgggtgggtgtcctcatgatgttacggcgtatacaaaatttgtaaaatattcatacaaaaagtgttacaaaggggtgggtgggtgtcaaaaatggtcattttcagcgttatgaaataaatgaatgagcccagTTGAATCAGGGGACTGACACgactgtcatcctgcatacatttcggctcttcctcacattgttttggtacttcgcgttttggtacccactttctggtcggtttgccctaactttgctcctgattttcgagtatacggctcatacgCTGCAAGTGCTAGATTCTTTCAATTAAACATATCGCATTGAATCGTTGTAATTGATGCGCTTTTCATTTgttcatcattttgtttaatgttttacgcatcagcgAGATATTATTGATGTGTCCTACccataaaaacatatgttttgtccctcccaaaacaatcaaaacaagaacactggacgccatgttgaattgatGTTGGGTTGGTAAATATTGGATCAagccaatgagaatatataccgaggtgaggaagacgacatttagtgtgcgtgacatccgtgtacggtgcaaaatgtttcacaactacaagcgggcgagctcccataagaagccgtgtaaattagtgacgtagttatttttgtttacgttttttctctttactaatacatagccattgcttcttcttccacaccttagtatatattctcattgaagCCACCCCCCTGAGTTGAATCCCGTCTCCGTGTGGTAAATGTTTTTGTGGTTCTTAAGTTCGGCCCTTATCGCAAAGTGCTCCGAAAGTGTTTCTTGCGCTGAACACATCCGCGAAACGGTTAGTCGAACCCTGAGAGTTGAACCGATTCGTGGCTTGAGCTGTCATTTTTGAATCGGTCACTCATCGCGAGCATGTTGTTTTGATTTGCGAATCGCCTTCCAGTAAACACGTGCATTGAAATTCCCTGTTAAAGTTCTGCTTATTTTTCGTCTAAATAGTGCTAAAACCGCGacaaaaccatgaaaatcaAAGCATCGAAGAAGGTGCAACCCACGGAAGCTAAATTGCACCAGCTGAAGAAATCCAAAAGTGACATCGTGAAACCGAAGGAGAAGAAATCCGCCGGTTTGATGGCAGCTGCCGTGACTCCCCACACGTTTGCCGAAAAGAAGGTGCTGGCggtcaaaaagaaaaataaaaaagacaaACTAGCAGAATTGGGCAAGACCAAATCGCAGATCTCGACCGGTCAGGTTCCACCGAAGAAACATGAATCGAAGCCGGAAAAGGGGTTGGGTAAACAGCAAAAAGCTCCAAAGGCAGATGCTTCTAAAAAGAATaaggtaaaattcaaattttctgttTGATAGTTTAATACAGTGGTGCTCAAGCAATGCTCTAAAGGCGAGATCCAAGATTCCAAACTTAACTATTTTGTCATTATTCTGTTGATTACTGAttcattcatttcaattttattttcatctGATTAAAAAATTTACGCTTACCACATTCTTGAACTTCGAGCCGCAGGATGAGCACCACCTTGTTAGAGGATaaggaaattttttaaatttaactttTCATGCACAGGGCACCAAAGTGGCAAAATCCGAACCAAAACCAGAAGCACAGAAGGAAAACGATGCCACTGAAACACTGGTCAGCAGGAAGGCCATCAAAACTGCACTGAAGGCGTGCAAGAAAGCATTGGACGAAGGCTTTGACCAGAAGAAGAATCTGTTCGGAGAAGATTTGAAATACGGTCTGCAGATTGCCTGTGTCAAAATTCCGGATGTGCCAAGCAGAAACTGCAGGGTGTAGGTTTTTAAAACGCTTATTTGTGTTTTGGCGCAATGACATTGTATTTCTTTTTCAGACAACTTCCCAATGCCATTTACAAGAAAGGTGATGATATCTGCCTGATTGTGAAGGATTTGGAACGTGGCCGGAAACAAGAACACGAAGAGACCCTTAGCTTTTGGAACGATAAACTGCGTGAACTGGACATTGACTTCATTACACAGGTGATTCCATTCCGGCAGCTCAAACAGGATTATCGTGAATACGAAATGAAGTTGAAGCTGGTCCATCGGTTTGACCGATTCCTGGTGGATGCCCGGATAAATGGCCATGTGTACAATTTCCTCGGAAACAATTTCATCAGGCGGTGCAAAAATCCGACCCCTGTTATTTTGGACAAGGACGAAAAGATCGTCAAAAGCCTCAACAAGACCCTGGGTAGAGTCACGTACAAACAAACCAACACGGGAAGGATAACCGAAATTCAGTTTGCCACCC includes:
- the LOC5570258 gene encoding ribosomal L1 domain-containing protein CG13096, which gives rise to MKIKASKKVQPTEAKLHQLKKSKSDIVKPKEKKSAGLMAAAVTPHTFAEKKVLAVKKKNKKDKLAELGKTKSQISTGQVPPKKHESKPEKGLGKQQKAPKADASKKNKGTKVAKSEPKPEAQKENDATETLVSRKAIKTALKACKKALDEGFDQKKNLFGEDLKYGLQIACVKIPDVPSRNCRVQLPNAIYKKGDDICLIVKDLERGRKQEHEETLSFWNDKLRELDIDFITQVIPFRQLKQDYREYEMKLKLVHRFDRFLVDARINGHVYNFLGNNFIRRCKNPTPVILDKDEKIVKSLNKTLGRVTYKQTNTGRITEIQFATHKMPLEKAVENAESLLQTMKTQYPGGWRNIRTVYLKPMTDIQLTFPLYVSKEDPNLVPVPKITGPRERFEKSMNEKLQEATMNKYKFQEGNLVRVDFEKRKTKKDKRTVVQEQSEEQAETKEEDELEADSGEEMELDQASDTEESDLGDSDDEN